A stretch of DNA from Methanobrevibacter gottschalkii DSM 11977:
GGATGTGTAATTATGGTTAAAGTTATTCATACTAGCGGAAAACGTAAAACAGCTATCGCAAGAGGTACTGTTCGTGAAGGAACTGGTAAAGTTAGAATTAATAGAATTCCTTTAGAACTTTATTCTCCAGAGCTTGCTAACTTAAAATTACAAGAACCATTAACCTTAGCTGGTGATTTAGCTAATGAAGTGGATATTAATATCCATGTTATTGGTGGAGGAGTAATGGGTCAAGCTGAAGCTGCACGTATGGTTATTGCAAAAGGGCTTGTTCAATGGTCACAAGATATGGATTTAAAAGAAAAATTCACTCAATATGACAGGACTATGTTAGTTGGTGACCCAAGACGTTCTGAACCTAAAAAATATGGTGGTCCTGGTGCAAGAGCTCGTAAACAAAAAAGTTACAGATAATTTTTCTGTACCTTTTATATTTTATTTAATTTAAAAGATGATGTAAATGATTCCTATTAGATGTTTAAGTTGTGGAAAACCAGTATCAGCAGTTTTTGATGAATATAATAAAAGAGTTGCTGCTGGAGAAAAATCTAAAGATGTTTTAGATGACTTAGGTTTAACTAGATATTGTTGTAGAAGAATGCTAATTTCTCATGTGCAAACATGGGAATAATTTACATGTGTAGGGATATTTTTAATAAAAAATATAATCTTGGTAAAATATATACCTAAAATGGAAGTAATATTCATGGATGTTGAAAAAAAATTAACAAGGTTTGAAAGAGCTAGACTTCTCGGAGCTAGAGCAATTCAAATATCAATGGGTGCTAAACCTTTAGTTGAAATTAAAGATTCTTTGGATCCTATTGATATAG
This window harbors:
- a CDS encoding 30S ribosomal protein S9; the encoded protein is MVKVIHTSGKRKTAIARGTVREGTGKVRINRIPLELYSPELANLKLQEPLTLAGDLANEVDINIHVIGGGVMGQAEAARMVIAKGLVQWSQDMDLKEKFTQYDRTMLVGDPRRSEPKKYGGPGARARKQKSYR
- a CDS encoding DNA-directed RNA polymerase subunit N, which produces MIPIRCLSCGKPVSAVFDEYNKRVAAGEKSKDVLDDLGLTRYCCRRMLISHVQTWE
- a CDS encoding DNA-directed RNA polymerase subunit K, producing MEVIFMDVEKKLTRFERARLLGARAIQISMGAKPLVEIKDSLDPIDIAYEELKAGVLPLDVIRYE